The following proteins come from a genomic window of Armatimonadota bacterium:
- the lonC gene encoding Lon family ATP-dependent protease has product MAVRFPLHRSPRRLRGGARVRREVEALARKTVSAEVERRVQELLLRRQRAFLQELRLQVLQELGGGETPESARRLEALDRLERVHVARPVLERLRPRTLRQVVGQERAVRALLSKIAVPFPQHVILYGPPGVGKTTVARLVLEEAKRLPFAPFAPDAPFVEVNGAALRWDLRETADPLLGSVCDPIHLGGHHGPTDSGPPELRLGLVTRAHGGVLFIDEVGELDAAAQARLLKVLEDRRVYFASPSYDPDDPALPAYVRRLFEHGAPADFVLIGATTKDPEEISPMIRSRCAEVYFDPLSPEHIRRIVRAAARRLGVELAREVPGLVGEYTAEGRKAVSLLADAYGVALHRRRGRRGRVRIGRADLLEVIRASRLSPSVPPRSGEKQEIGRAFALGVANFVGSLVEVEAAAFPAARPGQGTIRFNETAGSMARDSVFNAAAVLRAVAGIDLSDFDLHVNIIGGGLIDGPSAGLAMVVAMMSAVQRRPIRQDVAMTGEVSIQGKVRQVGGIPEKLVGARQAGMRKVLLPAENLADVGEAPRGLEVVPVATVQEALPHLFQA; this is encoded by the coding sequence ATGGCTGTCCGCTTCCCCCTGCACCGATCGCCGCGCCGGCTCCGGGGAGGAGCGCGCGTCCGCCGCGAAGTGGAGGCCCTCGCCCGCAAGACTGTGAGCGCTGAGGTGGAACGCCGGGTACAGGAGCTGCTGCTGCGACGCCAACGAGCGTTCCTGCAGGAGCTGCGTCTGCAGGTGCTGCAGGAGTTGGGCGGCGGGGAAACGCCGGAAAGCGCGCGCCGGCTGGAGGCGCTGGATCGTCTGGAGCGGGTCCACGTGGCCCGCCCGGTGCTGGAGCGGCTGCGGCCGCGCACGCTGCGGCAGGTGGTGGGGCAGGAGCGGGCGGTGCGGGCGCTGCTCAGCAAGATTGCCGTCCCCTTCCCCCAGCACGTCATCCTGTACGGACCTCCCGGCGTGGGCAAGACGACTGTGGCCCGGCTTGTCCTGGAGGAAGCCAAACGGCTGCCCTTCGCCCCGTTTGCGCCTGATGCGCCATTTGTGGAGGTGAACGGAGCCGCCCTGCGCTGGGACCTGCGCGAGACAGCCGACCCCCTCCTGGGCTCCGTCTGCGACCCCATCCACCTGGGCGGGCATCATGGCCCAACAGACAGCGGCCCGCCCGAGCTCAGACTGGGCCTGGTCACCAGAGCGCACGGAGGCGTGCTGTTCATCGACGAGGTGGGGGAGCTGGACGCGGCGGCGCAGGCCCGCCTGCTCAAGGTGCTGGAGGACCGGCGGGTATACTTCGCCTCCCCCTCCTACGACCCGGACGACCCGGCGCTGCCGGCATACGTGCGGCGCCTCTTCGAGCACGGGGCCCCCGCCGACTTCGTTCTCATCGGGGCCACCACCAAGGATCCCGAGGAGATCAGCCCGATGATCCGCTCCCGGTGCGCGGAGGTGTATTTCGACCCCCTGTCCCCAGAGCACATCCGACGCATCGTCCGGGCCGCGGCCCGTCGGCTTGGCGTCGAACTGGCACGCGAGGTCCCCGGGCTGGTCGGTGAGTACACGGCCGAGGGGCGCAAGGCGGTGAGCCTGCTGGCCGACGCCTACGGTGTGGCCCTGCACCGTCGCCGCGGCCGGCGGGGGCGCGTGCGCATCGGACGGGCGGACCTCCTGGAGGTCATCCGCGCCAGCCGCCTCTCGCCCTCGGTCCCGCCCCGCAGTGGGGAGAAGCAGGAGATCGGTCGCGCCTTCGCCCTGGGTGTGGCCAACTTCGTCGGGTCGCTCGTCGAGGTAGAGGCGGCGGCCTTTCCCGCCGCCCGTCCCGGTCAGGGGACCATCCGCTTCAACGAGACCGCCGGCAGCATGGCCCGGGACTCGGTCTTCAACGCGGCGGCGGTGCTGCGCGCTGTGGCCGGGATTGACCTCTCTGACTTCGACCTGCACGTCAATATCATCGGGGGAGGGTTAATCGACGGGCCCAGCGCCGGCCTGGCCATGGTCGTGGCCATGATGAGCGCGGTGCAGCGTCGCCCGATCCGCCAGGACGTGGCCATGACCGGAGAGGTCTCCATCCAGGGGAAGGTGCGGCAGGTTGGTGGCATCCCCGAGAAGCTGGTCGGCGCCCGGCAGGCCGGGATGCGCAAGGTGCTCCTCCCCGCAGAAAACCTGGCCGACGTAGGGGAGGCGCCCCGGGGCCTGGAAGTGGTCCCGGTGGCCACCGTACAGGAGGCCCTCCCTCACCTATTCCAGGCCTGA
- the dnaB gene encoding replicative DNA helicase codes for MRVVPLERVPPQSIEAEQGVLGSMLLERDAIARVVEMLRGEDFYREAHRRIYDAMVDLFERGEPVDLITVTDRLKARGQLEDIGGAAYVTSLLDAVPTAANVEYYARLVLQKSLLRQLIAAGTEIVGMGFREEQDVEVLLDQAEKLVFGIASRRMTQDFLPIREVLQESFDRIDRRYQDKGTVTGVPTGFVDLDRLTAGLQPADLIIVAARPAMGKCLKYDTEIVDAQTGAVRTIQEVVGARQASLFTLDDSMRLSPTAPSHFVDDGIRPVFRVRLASGREVETTLSHPFLTPHGWCALHDLSPGALVAVPRRLPVFGALDLPAHEVRLLAYLTSGRLPASPLLAADFADAVAVADAIRLGRQAERARPAGTVISGGSPVAEAVDVLRARYRGLDGPSATRFIPAEVATLRREKLALFLNRLLAACGQIGGEGEHLTLEAEMPSPRVARQVQHLLLRFGVPSVIAGTSLRVGPAGMVPLIREVGVLGWERLRRWARNQQRSLLQEVDVMWDTVVAVEEAGAFQVYDLTVPRTHNFIANDVCVHNTTFCLNIAQHAALQQKTPVAIFSLETSSEQVVQRMLAAEAEVDGSRLRTGFLSDSDWPRLAHAMARLSEAPIFIDDSAAINVIEMRAKARKLKAEQGLGLIIIDYLQMIQSYKRTENRTQEISEIARATKSLAKELDVPVIAISQLSRAVEALGNRRPQLSHLRESGELEQVADLVLFIYREDYYNENTEKKNIAEIILSKHRNGPTGTVELYFDKEHSRFVGLDRRRGGAGR; via the coding sequence ATGCGGGTCGTGCCGTTGGAGCGGGTTCCCCCGCAGAGCATCGAGGCCGAGCAGGGCGTCCTGGGCTCGATGCTGCTGGAGCGGGACGCCATCGCTCGGGTTGTGGAGATGCTCCGGGGCGAGGACTTCTACCGGGAAGCGCACCGCCGCATCTACGACGCTATGGTGGACCTGTTCGAGCGGGGAGAACCGGTGGATCTGATCACCGTGACCGACCGGTTGAAGGCGCGGGGCCAGCTGGAGGATATCGGCGGCGCGGCGTACGTCACCTCCCTGCTGGACGCCGTCCCCACGGCGGCCAATGTCGAGTACTACGCACGGCTGGTCCTCCAGAAGTCGCTTCTCAGGCAGTTGATAGCCGCGGGGACCGAGATCGTGGGCATGGGGTTCCGCGAAGAGCAGGATGTGGAAGTGCTCCTCGACCAGGCGGAGAAGCTGGTCTTTGGCATTGCCAGCCGGCGAATGACCCAGGATTTCCTGCCCATCCGGGAGGTGCTCCAGGAGTCCTTTGACCGCATCGACCGCCGCTACCAGGACAAGGGCACCGTCACCGGGGTGCCCACCGGGTTCGTCGATCTGGACCGCCTGACCGCCGGGCTGCAGCCCGCCGACCTGATCATCGTGGCCGCCCGGCCGGCTATGGGCAAGTGCCTCAAGTACGACACCGAGATCGTTGACGCCCAGACGGGTGCCGTCCGCACGATCCAGGAGGTCGTGGGGGCGCGCCAGGCCTCCCTTTTCACCCTCGACGACTCCATGAGACTGTCTCCCACCGCCCCCAGCCACTTCGTGGACGACGGGATCAGGCCGGTCTTCCGCGTGCGGCTGGCCAGCGGGCGGGAGGTGGAAACCACGCTCTCCCACCCCTTTTTGACCCCGCACGGTTGGTGCGCCCTCCACGACCTCTCCCCCGGCGCCCTGGTGGCCGTGCCCCGGCGCCTTCCCGTGTTCGGCGCGCTGGACCTGCCGGCGCACGAGGTGCGGCTGCTCGCCTACCTCACCAGCGGCCGCCTGCCCGCCTCCCCTCTCCTGGCCGCGGATTTCGCCGACGCCGTGGCTGTGGCGGACGCCATCCGCCTGGGCCGGCAGGCGGAGCGTGCCCGGCCAGCCGGCACGGTCATCTCCGGGGGCTCCCCGGTGGCGGAGGCGGTGGACGTCCTGCGGGCGCGCTACCGAGGGCTGGACGGGCCGTCCGCCACACGCTTCATCCCCGCAGAGGTGGCCACCCTGCGGCGGGAGAAGCTCGCCCTCTTCCTGAACCGCTTGCTTGCGGCCTGCGGCCAGATCGGCGGAGAGGGTGAGCACCTGACGCTGGAAGCCGAGATGCCCTCCCCCCGTGTGGCCCGCCAGGTGCAGCACCTGCTGCTGCGCTTCGGAGTGCCCTCCGTGATCGCGGGAACTTCCCTGCGCGTCGGACCGGCGGGAATGGTCCCGCTGATCCGGGAGGTGGGCGTCTTGGGGTGGGAGCGGCTGCGCCGCTGGGCGCGGAACCAGCAGCGCTCCCTCCTGCAGGAGGTGGACGTGATGTGGGATACCGTGGTCGCCGTGGAGGAGGCCGGCGCCTTCCAGGTGTATGACCTCACCGTGCCGCGGACGCACAACTTCATCGCCAACGACGTCTGCGTGCACAACACCACGTTCTGCCTGAACATCGCGCAGCACGCCGCGCTGCAGCAGAAGACGCCGGTGGCCATCTTCAGCCTGGAGACCAGCAGCGAGCAGGTGGTGCAGCGGATGCTGGCCGCGGAGGCAGAGGTGGACGGGTCGAGGCTGCGCACCGGGTTCCTCTCCGACAGCGACTGGCCCAGGCTGGCCCACGCCATGGCCCGCCTCTCCGAGGCGCCCATCTTCATTGACGACAGCGCCGCCATCAACGTCATCGAGATGCGGGCCAAGGCCCGCAAGCTGAAGGCGGAGCAGGGGCTGGGGCTGATCATCATCGACTATCTGCAGATGATCCAGTCTTACAAGCGGACGGAGAACCGCACCCAGGAGATCTCGGAGATCGCCCGGGCGACCAAGTCTCTGGCCAAGGAGCTGGACGTCCCGGTGATCGCCATCTCGCAGCTCTCCAGGGCGGTGGAGGCGTTGGGGAACCGGAGGCCGCAGTTGTCTCACCTCAGAGAGAGTGGCGAGCTGGAGCAGGTGGCCGACCTGGTGCTTTTTATCTACCGGGAAGACTACTACAACGAGAACACCGAGAAGAAGAACATTGCCGAGATCATCCTTTCCAAGCACCGAAACGGTCCCACCGGGACGG